The Caulobacter sp. FWC2 region TCAGGTCGGCGGGGATTTCCTCGTCGCGGAAGTTCGCGCCCAGGGCGTCGTTGTCCCAGACCACGGCCTTCATGCGGACCAGGTCCACGAGGCCCTTAAGGTTCGTTTCCGAACCGATCGGGAATTGGATCGGCACGGCCTTGGCGCCCAGACGGTCACGGATCGATTCCACCGACTTGTCGAAGTCGGCGCCGATCTTGTCCATCTTGTTGACGAAGACGATGCGCGGAACCTTGTACTTGTCGGCCTGGCGCCAGACGGTTTCCGTCTGCGGCTCAACACCGGCGTTGCCGTCCAGCACCGTCACGGCGCCGTCGAGCACGCGCAAGCTGCGTTCGACTTCAATCGTGAAGTCGACGTGCCCGGGGGTGTCGATGATGTTCAGGCGCTTGCCGTTCCAGAAAGCGGTCGTCGCGGCCGACGTGATCGTGATGCCGCGTTCCTGCTCCTGCTCCATCCAGTCCATGGTGGCCGCGCCATCGTGGACTTCGCCGATCTTGTGCGACTTACCCGTGTAATACAGGATCCGCTCGGTCGTCGTGGTCTTACCGGCGTCGATGTGCGCCATGATGCCGAAGTTACGGTAATCTTCGATTTTATGCTGGCGGGCCATGATGGAGCTCTGCGTAGCGCTGCGGTGAGGCAGGGACATTTAAACGTGCGGCGCGGGCGGTTTATCGCAAACCGCCCGCGCCTGAAAGAGTGCTGGTCGCGAAAAGCTTACCAGCGATAGTGCGAGAACGCCCGGTTGGCTTCAGCCATCTTGTGGGTGTCTTCGCGCTTCTTCACGGCGGTGCCGCGGTTGTTCGAAGCGTCGAGCAGCTCGCCGGCCAGCTTTTCGGTCATGGTGTTCTCACCACGCTTGCGCGCGGCGGTCACCAGCCAACGGATGGCCAGGGCGCGGCGACGGTCCGGACGGACTTCAACCGGCACTTGGTAGGTGGCGCCGCCGACGCGGCGCGACCGGACTTCGATCGCCGGGGCGACGTTGTCCAGAGCGGAGTGGAAGGTCTCAAGCGGACCTTGGTCCTTGCGCTTGGATTCCAGGATGTCGAAAGCACCATAGATGATGTTTTCGGCGACGGCTTTTTTGCCCTCGTACATCACGTAGTTCATGAACTTCGTGACAATCAGGTCCCCAAACTTGGGATCCGGCAGGACTTGGCGTTTCTCGGCGCGACGGCGGCGGGACATCTTCTTCTATTCCTTACTTCGGACGCTTGGCGCCGTAGAGCGAACGACGCTGCTTACGATCCTTGACACCTTGGGTGTCGAGGACGCCGCGCAGGATGTGATAACGGACGCCGGGCAAATCCTTGACGCGGCCGCCGCGGATGAGCACCACCGAGTGCTCCTGCAGGTTGTGACCTTCGCCCGGGATGTAGCACACGGCTTCGATGCCGGTGGTCAGACGGACCTTGGCGACCTTACGCAGAGCCGAGTTCGGCTTCTTCGGGGTCGTGGTGTAGACGCGCGTGCAAACGCCGCGACGTTGGGGGCAGCCCTTCAGGGCCGGCACCTTGTTCCGGACCGGCTTCGGGGAGCGCGGCTTACGGATGAGCTGGTTAATGGTAGGCATTAAGTCTCTGCTCTGATGGAAGCGTGTGCCTTTCGGCCGGGGCGCTTCAGGTCCTTGTCTTTGTTGTTCTTGGTTCAAGGCTCCGCTTGGAGACCCGATAAACACGAAACTCGCCGGGGCGCGGATGCACACCGGCGGGTTCTCCGCTCACGAGGAGAGGAAGCTCATCGGAACGGACGCGAACGACCGCCTCGAAAAAGAGCGCGGTATGTACTCGCGAAGGGGGCCAACGTCAACCGCCTGTTCCTGCGCCGGTTAACGCCGCCTTAAGCGTCCCCGCGCGGTCAAGTTTTCGCCACCGCAGGCTGTGCAGTTTCGCGTCGGGATGGAGCGCCTTGCCTTGCCCGCCTTCCGCACCACGTGGGAAAAGCGCGGACGAGGTCAAGGGCGCCAGGTGGGGCGTCATGTGGGAGGGCGGGTGAGCGTCAGTGTCAGGAGCCGAATGGACAGCCGACGCCGGGCGACGATTCTCGTCGGCTCGCTGTTGCTGCACGTGGCGCTGCTGGCCTGGCTGGCGATTCCCGCCCGCCCCCTGCTGGAGACCATGATCGCCGACGACCTGTCGGTGATGACGCTGGACCTGCAGCGGCCCGTTCCCGAGACACGGCCGGAGCCCCGCCCCGCCCCCGCCTCGGCGGCGGCCGCCGCGGCCGCGCCCGTCCCGTCCCTCCAGGCGCGCGCGCCGGCCCGGCCCGCGCCGGCCGGGGTTCCCACCCTGTCGGTTCCGGCCACGGGGATCGCCCGCCCCGGAACCGCGATCCGCCCCGCGCCGCTGCCGGGCGAAGGCGCCGGCGACCTGCGCACGGCCCTGCGGGGCAGCGCCACGGGCTGCGTCAGCGCCGACGCCGTCGGCCTGAACCGCCGCGAACGCGAGAAGTGCGACGAGCGCTTCGGCGCCGCCCCGCCGCGCGGGACCTATGCCGGCCCGCTGAACGCGGCCAAGGCCCGCGAGTTCGAGGCGCAATCGATCATGCAGGAGCTGGCCCGCAAGTTCGACGAAGCGCCGATGGGTCCCGGCGTCGATCACCGCAGCAAGGACCAACCCGGCACGATGAAGGAGATCCCCTTCGTGCTGGGCGCCGAGCAGGACGGCCTGGGCCGCACCCGCAACGCCCAGCAGCAGCGGCTCAAGCAACTGCGCGACTACGACAAGGCCGACGCCCGCGAGAAGGAGCGCTCGCGCGACAACGATCAGCGCTGAGGTAGAGGGCGCTGAAAAAGGGGGTTTCCTCCGTACGCCCCCGGCATACCCTCCCCGCCAGGTTGGCGCGCGGACTCGAGAGACGCGCCGTGGTTGTGAGGGGACATCATGCGTTTTTCGGCTTCACTCTGTGCTGCGCTGATCCTGGCCACGTCGACGGCTCCGTCGGCGGTGATGGCCCAGGACTATTCGCAATTTTCCGACGCCGCGCTCGACAAGGAGCTGGCCGCCAAGGCCGACGTGCAACTGTACGTCATGGTGCCGATGCGCGACGGCGTGCGGCTGGCGACCCACGTCTATCGTCCCAAGGGCGTGACCGGGCCGCTGCCGACCATCCTGGTCAAGACGCCCTATAACGAGATGCCCTACAAGGCGGGGACCACGCGCAGCGCGCTGGACGCCATCAAGCACGGCTACGCCCTGGTGCTGCAGAACGAGCGCGGCCGTTACTACTCCGAAGGCGAGTGGGAGATCCTGGGCCATCCGCAGACGGACGGCTACGACACCCTGACCTGGATCGCCAAGCAGAGCTGGTCGAACGGCAAGGTCGGCACGCGCGGCTGCTCCTCGACGGCCGAATGGCAGCTGGCCCTGGCCGGCCAGAACCACCCGGCCCACGCCGCCATGGTCCCGCAATCCTCGGGCGCCGGCATCGGCAAGGTCGGCGAGTTCCAGGAGCAGGGCAACTGGTACACCGGCGGCGTGCCGCGCAACCTGTTCTTCGTGTGGCTGTACGGCGTCGACAACCCGCTGCGCGCCCAGCCGCCCAAGGGCCTGGACTCCAAGACCATCGCCCGCCTGGCCAGGTACAACGACCTGGAGGCCAAGAAGCCCGAGGTGAACTGGCCCACCCAGATCCGCCACCTGCCGGTCAACGAGATGCTGCAGGACCTGGGCGAGCCCAAGGGCACGTTCGAGGAGCTGATCAACCGCGACGGCCCGGCCGACCCCGCCTGGCGCAAGGGCGGGCTCTATCACGACGATAAGGGCTGGGGCGTCCCGGCCCTGTGGTTCAATTCCTGGTACGACGTGTCGATCGGCCCGAACATGGCGCTGTTCAACCATGCCCGCACGGTGAACTCGGACAAGGAAGCCAGCGACAACCAGTACGCCATCGTCACGCCCAGCAACCACTGCGGCTTCAACGCCCGCTCGCTGCAGGTCCCCTACAAGTCGGGCGACCGCGACATGGGGACGGTGAACTTCGACGCCGACAAGGAGGTCTACGCCTTCTTCGACCGCTGGCTGAAGGGCGACGTCAACGCCTTCCCGAAGACCACGCCGCCGGTCCGCTACTATTCGATGGGCGCCAACAGCTGGAAGCAGTCGGCCCAGTGGCCGCCGGAAGGCTCGGCCCCGATG contains the following coding sequences:
- the rpsG gene encoding 30S ribosomal protein S7, whose protein sequence is MSRRRRAEKRQVLPDPKFGDLIVTKFMNYVMYEGKKAVAENIIYGAFDILESKRKDQGPLETFHSALDNVAPAIEVRSRRVGGATYQVPVEVRPDRRRALAIRWLVTAARKRGENTMTEKLAGELLDASNNRGTAVKKREDTHKMAEANRAFSHYRW
- the rpsL gene encoding 30S ribosomal protein S12; its protein translation is MPTINQLIRKPRSPKPVRNKVPALKGCPQRRGVCTRVYTTTPKKPNSALRKVAKVRLTTGIEAVCYIPGEGHNLQEHSVVLIRGGRVKDLPGVRYHILRGVLDTQGVKDRKQRRSLYGAKRPK
- a CDS encoding CocE/NonD family hydrolase; this encodes MAQDYSQFSDAALDKELAAKADVQLYVMVPMRDGVRLATHVYRPKGVTGPLPTILVKTPYNEMPYKAGTTRSALDAIKHGYALVLQNERGRYYSEGEWEILGHPQTDGYDTLTWIAKQSWSNGKVGTRGCSSTAEWQLALAGQNHPAHAAMVPQSSGAGIGKVGEFQEQGNWYTGGVPRNLFFVWLYGVDNPLRAQPPKGLDSKTIARLARYNDLEAKKPEVNWPTQIRHLPVNEMLQDLGEPKGTFEELINRDGPADPAWRKGGLYHDDKGWGVPALWFNSWYDVSIGPNMALFNHARTVNSDKEASDNQYAIVTPSNHCGFNARSLQVPYKSGDRDMGTVNFDADKEVYAFFDRWLKGDVNAFPKTTPPVRYYSMGANSWKQSAQWPPEGSAPMKLYLRSSGRANSLAGDGKLTAVAPGAGEQPDRYAYDPTNPVQTVGGGDCCNGGLVIAGAFDQRGVESRDDVLVYTSEPLTEPLEVSGFVRAFLKVSSDAKDTDFAVKLVDVGPDGTAYILGDTIMRARYRDSYDKPAMMTAGQTYTVKPTPITTSNTFLPGHRIRVEVTSSNFPKFVRNLNTGGDNEKETKFVVANNALHHAAGEESYIELPVVGRK